In Williamwhitmania sp., the genomic window CATGTCGCCAAGGTAGTTGCCCAACCATGTCTGAACAGTATTGGGATTCTTTCCGATAAAGAAGTCCGTTGCAGTTGTAGGAATGGTAATTCCTCCCATAAGTGCATCGTTATACGTGCTTGTATCCTGCATTACCTTAACTCCATTTAGGAATAATCTGTAAATGCTGGAGTTAGCATCGTAGGTATATACTACCTGGAACCACTTTGCAGT contains:
- a CDS encoding LamG-like jellyroll fold domain-containing protein, whose product is TAKWFQVVYTYDANSSIYRLFLNGVKVMQDTSTYNDALMGGITIPTTATDFFIGKNPNTVQTWLGNYLGDMDDFRLYNVALTEDQVGALYNGENGAEGN